Proteins encoded by one window of Natronoarchaeum mannanilyticum:
- the rpoA2 gene encoding DNA-directed RNA polymerase subunit A'', with the protein MTNPNGYDVGEDVEAVVEDTELTRRLKDEVYETIEARGGVTVEEADDLARAVENQYLDTRIDPLDPVGTVSAQSIGEPGTQMTMNTFHYAGVAEIDVTQGLPRLIELVDARKEPDTPMMTVHLDDEYADDREKAHEVVWKIEATKILALGDVSTNVADMQVRIDLNEATLEERMIEPEAVAETIQSSLGVEVLQQDAVIQFGPEEPSYRDLLQLVEELREITFKGIEDVSRVVIRKEETDEGEEFVLYTEGSAFGDVIGIEGVDASRTTTNNIHEVYRQLGVEAAREAIINETMDTLEEQGLDDVNIRHLMLVADIMTNKGTIESIGRHGISGNKDSVLARAAFEVTVNHLLDAAIHGEVDDLDGVTENVIVGKPIKLGTGDVDLRMGSFTPDLESSSD; encoded by the coding sequence ATGACTAACCCGAACGGCTACGACGTCGGCGAGGACGTCGAGGCCGTGGTCGAGGACACCGAACTCACTCGACGGCTCAAGGACGAGGTGTACGAGACGATCGAGGCCCGCGGCGGCGTCACCGTCGAGGAGGCCGACGATCTCGCCAGGGCCGTCGAGAACCAGTATCTCGACACGCGCATCGATCCGCTCGACCCCGTCGGCACCGTCAGCGCCCAGTCGATCGGCGAGCCCGGAACGCAGATGACGATGAACACGTTCCACTACGCGGGCGTCGCGGAGATCGACGTGACCCAGGGGCTCCCCCGGCTGATCGAGCTCGTCGACGCGCGAAAGGAGCCCGACACGCCGATGATGACGGTCCACCTCGACGACGAGTACGCCGACGACCGCGAGAAGGCCCACGAGGTCGTCTGGAAGATTGAGGCGACGAAGATCCTCGCGCTCGGCGACGTGTCGACCAACGTCGCGGACATGCAGGTCCGGATCGACCTCAACGAGGCCACTCTCGAAGAGCGGATGATCGAACCCGAGGCGGTCGCCGAGACGATCCAGTCCTCGCTGGGCGTCGAGGTGCTCCAGCAGGACGCCGTCATCCAGTTCGGTCCCGAGGAACCCAGCTACCGCGACCTGCTCCAGCTCGTCGAGGAGCTGCGCGAGATCACGTTCAAGGGGATCGAGGACGTCTCCCGGGTCGTCATCCGCAAGGAGGAAACCGACGAGGGCGAGGAATTCGTCCTCTACACCGAGGGATCCGCCTTCGGCGACGTGATCGGGATCGAAGGCGTCGACGCCTCCCGGACGACGACCAACAACATCCACGAGGTGTACCGCCAGCTCGGCGTCGAGGCCGCCCGCGAGGCGATCATCAACGAGACGATGGACACCCTCGAAGAGCAGGGGCTCGACGACGTGAACATTCGCCACCTGATGCTGGTCGCCGACATCATGACCAACAAGGGGACGATCGAGTCGATCGGCCGCCACGGGATCTCGGGCAACAAGGACTCCGTGCTGGCCCGCGCGGCGTTCGAGGTCACGGTCAACCACCTGCTCGACGCCGCGATCCACGGGGAGGTCGACGATCTGGACGGCGTCA